The genomic interval TCACTTATTTGATGACATTTGGAACTTTTGCAGGTTTAGCAGCAGCATTTCCATTGATGATTAAGTTTTTATACGGTGATTTTGCAAACGCTCCAGACCCATTAGTTTACGCTTTTTACGGACCATTAATTGGTTCTGCAAGTAGAGTTTTATTTGGTTTTGTTGCTGATAAAGTTGGTGGAGCAATCTTAACGACTATTACAGGTTTAGGAATTATAGCAGGAACCATAATTTTGGTAACACAAGGACTGGTAGCTCCAACAAGCATGGATCAATTTCCATTGTTTGTAGGTGTAATGTTAATGATGTTTTTCTTTACAGGAGTTGGAAATGCAGGTACTTTTAGACAATTTCCTATTATATTTTCTGAAAATCAAAGACAAGCAGCTGGAGTTATCGGTTGGACCGCAGCGATTGCTGCATTTGGACCTTTTATTTTTTCTATATTAATTGGTAGTAATATTGGTTCCAATGGGTCTGCTAATCAGTTTTTTATTGGTTTGATATTGTTTTGTATATTAGCTACTGGAATAAATTGGTGGTTTTATAATAGAAAAGGGTGTGAAAAACCTAGTTAATCTGCATTTTAATTAAAACTATTCGAAATGAAAAATAAGACTTATAATTTAAAAGCCTTACTTATTGCGACGCTTTTGTCTGTATTTATGATTGTGCTTGTTTTCTATGGTTCTAGAGAATTGCAAAATTTTGATGCTGCATTAGTAACCTATTTGTTCGGAACGGTGTTTGCGTTTTTTGGAATCGTTTATAGATATACTGTTTGGCTGCAAAGGCCACCCACTTGGATATATTTCAAACGAGGTATAAGCTATTTGTTTACAGGAAAAGTGATTTCGCATTTCTGGTTTGCATCCAAGGAAACGATTGAAAATATTGCTTTTCAAAAGTTTATTTATCCAAGAGGAAAATACCGTTGGATGGCGCATTTCATGATAGCCATTGGTTGTACATCGGCTTTTATGATAACTATTCCGCTTACTTTTGGATGGATACATTTTACTTTGGCACCCAATTCAATTTCGATTTATGAAGCCCATTTTTTTGGTTTCAAAGTAATGGATTTCGAACTAGGTTCTGTCGTTGCATTCTTGACTTTTCACGCTTTGAACTGGTCATCCTACTTAGTGATTTTAGGTTCATTGTATTATTTAAGAAGACGATTAACAAACCCAGGATTGATTGCAACTCAAAGTTTTGAAGGTGATTTGTTACCACTTATTTTGTTAATTGCTATTTCGGTAACGGGATTAGGATTAACGTATTCGTACCAATTTATGAAAGGTTTTGCTTTTGACTTTTTGGCCGTATTGCATGCGATAACCGTAATTATGTTTTTGATTTGGATTCCGTTTGGGAAGTTTTTCCACATCATTCAGCGTCCAGCACAAATTGGAGCGCATATTTACAAAAAACAAGGAATGAAACAAGGTATGGCAGTGTGCGAACATACAGGTGAAGAATATGCAACCAATTTACATATCAATGACCTGAAAATAGTTACCAAAGAATTAGGTTTTAATTTCGATAGAGAAGACGGAACTTCCCATTTAGACTTGAGTCCCGAAGGAAAAAGATCTCGTTTGGCACAAGCCCATTTGAAAGCAAGAACCGCTGGAGGTAATTTATTTGGATAATTAAGGAACTGTTTAGTTTTCAGTTGCAGTTTACAGTTGTAATTTGAATTAGAAAAGTGATAAAAAGACTTTCAGCTTTCGTACCAAAATAGAAAGTAAAAAATACTTTGAGCCTTTGAGTCTTCGTGGCAAAAAAAAATAAAATAGACTTTGTGCCTTCGAGGCAAAAAAAAATAAAAATCATGGCAAAATTACCCGTTTCAGAAGAAAATATTATTGCTCAATATGGACCAACGCTTAATTACAGTCCAAAAGAGGGATATGAAGGAAGAGATGAACCAGACGAATTGGTAAAAACACATTGTTGCTTTTGCGGTATGCAATGCGGAATTCAATTGTCTGTGAAAGATAATAAAGTGGTTGGATTTGAACCTTGGATGGAATTTCCTTTTAACGAAGGAAGATTGTGCCCAAAAGGAGTACAGCGCTATTTGCAAAACAACCATCCTGACCGCCTTTTGCATCCCGTAAAAAGAGTCGAAGGACAAGGTTTTGTACCGACTTCTTGGGATGAAGCGATGGATAAAACGGTTTCGGAAATCAAACGCATTCAAACTACTTATGGTAACGATGCTTTCTCGGTACTTTCGGGAGTTTCCTTGACCAATGAAAAAAGTTACTTGATGGGGAAATTTGCCCGAGTAGCTTTAAAAACAAAAAACTTAGATTATAACGGACGCCTTTGCATGGTAAGTGCAGGTGCTGGAAACAAAAAAGCATTTGGATTAGACAGAGGTTCGAATAATTATTCGGACTTAGAATATGCCGAAGTAATTATTGTGGCTGGTGCCAATGTCAGCGAGACTTTTCCAACTTTAACGCATTGGATTTGGAAGGCTAGAGATAGAGGAGCCAAATTGATTGTAATTGACCCAAGGATGATTCCACTGGCTAGAACTGCCGATATTCATTTGGATGTTCGTCCCGGAACCGATTCTGCTTTATACGGAGCAATGCTGAAATATTTGGCGGATCACGATATGTTGGACCACGATTTTATCGACAATCATACTTCAGGTTTTCAAGAAACTTTGGATGCTGTAAAAGACAATACGCTCGAATGGGCCGAAGAAATCACAGGAATTAAGAAAGAAAAAATAGAAGCTGCAGCCAAATTATGGGGAAAAGCCAATACAAGTTTCTTGCTTCATGCTCGCGGAATCGAACACCATTCAAAAGGAGTAGATAATGTTTTGGGTTGTATCAATTTGGTTTTGGCAACAGGACGAATCGGAAAACCCTATTGTGGTTATGCTACCATCACAGGACAAGGAAATGGCCAAGGTGGTAGAGAACACGGTCACAAATGTGATCAGTTGCCTGGAAATAGGGATATTGAAAACCCAGAACACCGCAAATATATTTCGGATGTTTGGGGAATTGATGAAAAAGATATGCCTGGGAAAGGGTTGTCTGCTTACGAAATAATCGAGGCGATTCATCGAGGCGAAATCAAAGGATTGTTGTCTATTTGTTTCAATCCGTTGGTGTCTTTGCCGAATAGTAATTATGTTCGTGAAGCTTTAGAAAAATTAGAATATTATGTTTGTATCGATTTCTTTATGAATGAAACCGCTCGTCATGCCGACATGGTTTTGGCAGGTTCATTACAAGAAGAAGAGGAGGGAACAACCACATCTGCCGAAGGTCGAGTTATTCGAATTCGTCAAGCGGTAACACCTCCGGGAGACGCAAGGACAGACACTTCTATTATTTTAGAATTAGCCAAAAGGTTAGGAGCAGAAGATAAGTTTACTTACGAAAATAGTGAGGCTATTTTTAATGAATTGCGTGTAGCTTCCAAAGGAGGAACAGCAGATTATTATGGAATTACCTATAAAAGAATAGAAGACGAAATGGGTGTTTTTTGGCCATGTCCAGAAATCGGGCATCCCGGAACCCCGCGTTTATGGGAAGATAGAAAATTTAAAACTCCAGACGGAAAAGCACATTTTAATGCTGCACCTTACAAACTTCCTGGGGAAGTTACCGATGCGGATTATCCTGTGATTTTGACCACGGGTCGTGTAGTTTCGCAATATTTAAGTGGAACACAAACCCGCAGAATAGGGAAATTAGTTGACCAATATCCTGAGCCGTTATTAGAAATTCATCCGGCTATGGCAAAGAAATTCGGCATCAAACAAAGGGAATTGGTGCGTGTTTCAACTCGAAGAGGAGATGGCGTTTTTCCCGCGAATATCGTAGAAACCATTCGAGAAGATACCGTTTTTATTCCGTACCACTGGTCTGGAAAAAAATCGGCAAACCAATTGACACCGGGAACTTTGGATCCAATTTCCAAAATCCCTGAGTTTAAAGTTTGTGCTTGTCACTTGGAACCACTTAACGAAATTGCAGCTCCTTCTAATGAATCCAAGGCTTACGCTAGTCTTTAATCTATAAAAAAT from Flavobacterium ovatum carries:
- a CDS encoding MFS transporter; protein product: MKNKTYNLKALLIATLLSVFMIVLVFYGSRELQNFDAALVTYLFGTVFAFFGIVYRYTVWLQRPPTWIYFKRGISYLFTGKVISHFWFASKETIENIAFQKFIYPRGKYRWMAHFMIAIGCTSAFMITIPLTFGWIHFTLAPNSISIYEAHFFGFKVMDFELGSVVAFLTFHALNWSSYLVILGSLYYLRRRLTNPGLIATQSFEGDLLPLILLIAISVTGLGLTYSYQFMKGFAFDFLAVLHAITVIMFLIWIPFGKFFHIIQRPAQIGAHIYKKQGMKQGMAVCEHTGEEYATNLHINDLKIVTKELGFNFDREDGTSHLDLSPEGKRSRLAQAHLKARTAGGNLFG
- a CDS encoding molybdopterin oxidoreductase family protein; its protein translation is MAKLPVSEENIIAQYGPTLNYSPKEGYEGRDEPDELVKTHCCFCGMQCGIQLSVKDNKVVGFEPWMEFPFNEGRLCPKGVQRYLQNNHPDRLLHPVKRVEGQGFVPTSWDEAMDKTVSEIKRIQTTYGNDAFSVLSGVSLTNEKSYLMGKFARVALKTKNLDYNGRLCMVSAGAGNKKAFGLDRGSNNYSDLEYAEVIIVAGANVSETFPTLTHWIWKARDRGAKLIVIDPRMIPLARTADIHLDVRPGTDSALYGAMLKYLADHDMLDHDFIDNHTSGFQETLDAVKDNTLEWAEEITGIKKEKIEAAAKLWGKANTSFLLHARGIEHHSKGVDNVLGCINLVLATGRIGKPYCGYATITGQGNGQGGREHGHKCDQLPGNRDIENPEHRKYISDVWGIDEKDMPGKGLSAYEIIEAIHRGEIKGLLSICFNPLVSLPNSNYVREALEKLEYYVCIDFFMNETARHADMVLAGSLQEEEEGTTTSAEGRVIRIRQAVTPPGDARTDTSIILELAKRLGAEDKFTYENSEAIFNELRVASKGGTADYYGITYKRIEDEMGVFWPCPEIGHPGTPRLWEDRKFKTPDGKAHFNAAPYKLPGEVTDADYPVILTTGRVVSQYLSGTQTRRIGKLVDQYPEPLLEIHPAMAKKFGIKQRELVRVSTRRGDGVFPANIVETIREDTVFIPYHWSGKKSANQLTPGTLDPISKIPEFKVCACHLEPLNEIAAPSNESKAYASL